Proteins found in one Plasmodium chabaudi chabaudi strain AS genome assembly, chromosome: 5 genomic segment:
- a CDS encoding peptidase, putative: MDIKNTICKGFNFSLILIVVVICIFGFKHNDIVHKNEYISHRLLNSDIGESNSPGSSVNIQNITPKNENVDTTNSNHEVDDEMKPMGNNAESDKGNDAEQYENKKDMHINNDNKSNTLESSDEKNGNKEINMSVSSDTIENVEEKSERNKSNYKTVNEFTGLTLDLYFTEHNNIYTNVKVGNQLLKLSLNSRLEGMYVFMDDSISCYQKDENSKRKCYDPSLSETALWCSNNMICLPAILSMPYECYADKRLNINNKVEYPNIYYDALKYSASHIEGFDTIELMDLKHVNKKVEGKNDNGEVEPNNLNTFETADIKLIVDLSIYNNWDLFKDTDGIMGLAGNELSCRNKSVWNEILEKNNSLFGIDINLPENATKKYINNSSEKNGRNINFYNALVENNKKNKNMNNTGFVTNIQESVIKLFSSKTKNGNPNMLNGEMLPSEIHIGDYKKEYEPILWSEPRERGGIFSDSFMQFTIYNLEVCNNNIFGKNSSNWQGAIDLSSKCLVLPKMFWLSLMQYLPVNKNDERCIPSNKEIEFNEDTVPRMCSIDDKYRPLPVLKFSFSDNDIVSNNNINNNDNGHGENIKNIHIPLDNLIIKEDGPNNNYLCIIPDVREGTSNGNSGRTTKPLIKFGTYVLNNFYVVVDQENYRVGLSNKKSFHHSNDKCTQKVECIGDQIYEPALNICIDPDCSIWYFYTLNHETKTCESVSSRFYVFIMVLFILLIVDIQSYYLYRRSVRTAKVSSR; the protein is encoded by the coding sequence tatgcatatttggATTTAAACATAATGATATAgtacataaaaatgaatatattagtCACAGACTTTTAAATAGTGATATAGGGGAAAGCAATTCCCCCGGGTCCTCAGttaatattcaaaatataacaccaaaaaatgaaaacgtGGATACTACAAATTCCAATCATGAAGTGGATGATGAAATGAAACCAATGGGAAATAATGCTGAAAGTGATAAGGGGAACGATGCCGAgcaatatgaaaataaaaaggatatgcatattaataatgataataaatctAACACACTGGAATCTtcagatgaaaaaaatggaaataaagaaataaatatgagtGTTAGTAGTGATACTATTGAAAATGTTGAAGAAAAGAgtgaaagaaataaaagtaaTTATAAAACTGTAAATGAATTTACAGGATTAACATtagatttatattttactgagcataacaatatatatacgaaTGTTAAAGTTGGAAATCAATTGTTAAAACTTTCTTTGAATAGTCGATTAGAAGGAATGTATGTTTTTATGGATGATTCAATTTCATGTTATCAAAAGGATGAGAATAGTAAGAGAAAATGTTATGACCCTAGTCTTTCAGAAACTGCATTATGGTGTAGCAATAATATGATTTGCTTACCTGCTATATTATCCATGCCTTATGAATGTTATGCTGATAAAAGattaaacataaataataaagttgAATATCCAAACATATACTATGATGCATTAAAATATAGCGCAAGTCATATAGAAGGGTTTGACACAATTGAACTTATGGACTTAAAacatgtaaataaaaaagtcgagggaaaaaatgataatggtGAAGTGGAgccaaataatttaaatacatttGAAACTGCAGATATTAAGCTTATAGTAGATTTatctatttataataactGGGATTTATTTAAAGACACAGATGGTATTATGGGACTTGCAGGTAATGAATTAAGTTGTAGAAATAAGAGTGTTTGGAATGAAAtacttgaaaaaaataattcattgTTTGGTATTGATATTAATTTACCTGAAAAtgcaacaaaaaaatatattaacaattcATCAGAAAAGAATGgaagaaatataaatttttataatgcgttagttgaaaataataaaaaaaataagaatatgaataatacaGGATTTGTAACAAATATCCAAGAATCTGTAATTAAGTTATTTTCAtctaaaacaaaaaatggtaATCCAAATATGTTAAACGGAGAAATGCTACCCTCAGAAATACATATAGGggattataaaaaagaatatgaaCCTATTTTATGGTCTGAACCAAGAGAAAGAGGTGGAATATTTTCAGATTCTTTTATGCaatttacaatatataatttagaagtatgtaataataatatatttgggAAAAATAGTAGCAATTGGCAAGGCGCTATTGATTTAAGTAGTAAGTGCTTAGTTCTTCCGAAAATGTTTTGGTTAAGCTTAATGCAATATTTAcctgttaataaaaatgatgaaagaTGTATACCAAGCAATAAAGAAATCGAATTTAATGAGGATACAGTACCTAGAATGTGTTCAAttgatgataaatatagacCATTACCTGTTTTGaaattttccttttcaGATAACGATATAGTAtcgaataataatataaataataatgataatgggcatggagaaaatataaaaaatattcatattcctttagataatttaataattaaagaGGATGgaccaaataataattatttatgtataatcCCTGATGTAAGGGAAGGTACATCAAATGGAAATAGTGGAAGAACAACGAAAccattaataaaatttggaacttatgtattaaataatttttatgttgtAGTGGATcaagaaaattatagaGTTGGactttcaaataaaaaaagttttcaTCACTCCAATGATAAATGCACACAGAAAGTGGAATGTATAGGTGATCAAATATATGAGCCTGCATTGAATATTTGTATTGATCCAGATTGTTCTATATggtatttttatacattaaATCATGAGACTAAAACATGTGAATCAGTTTCATCAagattttatgtttttataatggtactgtttattttgttaatagTGGATATACAatcttattatttatatagaaGATCTGTTCGTACTGCAAAAGTATCTTCTCGTTAA